In Dolichospermum flos-aquae CCAP 1403/13F, the following proteins share a genomic window:
- the ureC gene encoding urease subunit alpha: MPYKMNRQAYADTFGPTVGDRIRLADTELFIEVEKDFTTYGDEVKFGGGKVIRDGMGQSPISNHDGAVDLVITNALILDWWGIVKADIGIKDGKIYKIGKAGNPYIQDNIDIIIGPGTEALAGEGMILTAGGIDTHIHFICPQQIEVAIASGITTMIGGGTGPATGTNATTCTPGPWNMYRMLQAADAFPVNLGFVGKGNTSQPQGLIEQIEAGAMGLKLHEDWGTNPATIDTCLTVADEYDVQVAIHTDTLNEAGFVEDTIAAFKHRAIHTYHTEGAGGGHAPDIIKVCGQSNVLPSSTNPTRPYTVNTLDEHLDMLMVCHHLDAAIPEDVSFAESRIRRETIAAEDILHDLGAFSMIASDSQAMGRVGEVIIRTWQTAHKMKVQRGSLAGDSHADNLRAKRYVAKYTINPAITHGISEYVGSVEAGKLADLCLWKPAFFGVKPEIVIKGGMIAWSQMGDANASIPTPQPVYMRPMFGSFAGARNATSLTFVSQAALSREIPQQLELRKLAIAVSGTRQITKRDMKLNDALPHIEVDPETYEVRADGELLTCEPATVLPMAQRYFLF, translated from the coding sequence ATGCCCTACAAAATGAACCGCCAAGCCTACGCCGATACCTTCGGACCAACAGTAGGAGACAGAATTAGATTAGCCGACACCGAACTATTTATAGAAGTAGAAAAAGACTTCACAACTTACGGTGATGAAGTGAAATTTGGTGGGGGAAAAGTCATTAGAGATGGGATGGGACAATCCCCAATTTCTAATCATGATGGTGCAGTAGATTTAGTTATTACTAATGCTTTAATTCTCGATTGGTGGGGAATTGTCAAAGCAGATATTGGCATTAAAGACGGCAAAATTTATAAAATTGGTAAAGCCGGAAATCCCTATATTCAAGACAATATAGATATTATTATTGGACCGGGAACAGAAGCTTTAGCCGGTGAAGGAATGATTCTCACTGCGGGGGGAATAGATACCCACATCCATTTTATCTGTCCCCAACAAATTGAAGTCGCTATTGCTTCCGGTATTACCACCATGATTGGTGGTGGGACAGGCCCAGCTACGGGAACAAATGCCACAACTTGTACCCCTGGTCCCTGGAATATGTACCGAATGTTGCAAGCTGCTGACGCATTCCCTGTCAATTTAGGATTTGTGGGCAAAGGTAACACCAGTCAACCCCAAGGACTGATAGAACAAATCGAAGCCGGGGCAATGGGGTTAAAACTCCATGAAGATTGGGGAACAAATCCAGCCACAATTGATACTTGCTTGACCGTTGCTGATGAATATGATGTGCAAGTAGCAATTCACACTGATACTTTAAACGAAGCCGGCTTTGTGGAAGATACAATTGCCGCTTTTAAACATCGTGCTATTCACACTTATCACACAGAAGGTGCTGGAGGTGGTCATGCACCAGACATTATTAAAGTTTGCGGACAAAGTAACGTTTTACCATCTTCCACTAATCCTACCCGTCCTTACACCGTCAACACTCTAGATGAACATTTGGATATGTTGATGGTATGTCATCATTTAGATGCAGCTATTCCTGAAGATGTATCTTTTGCTGAATCCCGTATCCGTCGAGAAACTATTGCTGCGGAAGATATTCTGCACGATTTAGGCGCGTTTAGTATGATTGCTTCTGACTCCCAAGCAATGGGGCGTGTCGGTGAAGTAATAATTAGAACTTGGCAGACAGCACATAAAATGAAGGTGCAACGGGGAAGCCTTGCTGGTGATAGTCATGCCGATAATTTACGAGCTAAACGTTACGTTGCTAAATATACAATCAATCCGGCAATTACTCATGGTATTTCTGAATATGTGGGATCAGTAGAAGCGGGTAAATTAGCCGATTTGTGTTTGTGGAAACCTGCTTTTTTTGGTGTCAAACCGGAAATTGTCATTAAAGGCGGCATGATTGCTTGGTCACAGATGGGTGATGCTAATGCTAGTATTCCCACACCCCAACCTGTATATATGCGCCCGATGTTTGGCAGTTTTGCTGGTGCTAGAAATGCAACATCATTAACTTTTGTGTCTCAAGCTGCTTTGTCCAGAGAAATTCCTCAACAATTAGAATTAAGAAAATTAGCGATCGCAGTTTCAGGAACTCGTCAAATTACTAAGCGAGATATGAAATTAAATGATGCTTTACCTCATATTGAAGTAGATCCAGAAACCTACGAAGTTCGCGCAGATGGTGAATTATTAACTTGTGAACCAGCAACCGTTTTACCAATGGCACAAAGATACTTTCTCTTTTAG
- a CDS encoding helix-turn-helix domain-containing protein codes for MESKIQNRYNPDYVSPPGDTLLEVLEDRDMTQAELAERTGRPKKTINEIIKGKAAITPETALQLELVFNIPASFWNNHERRYREFLAQQEEKKRLAKQVPWLKEIPVTAMIKSGWIRRCGDKVEQLRELLNFFAVASPEQWEGIWLNNHIEFRKSQAFQSDAGAISAWLRRGEIEASKIACAPYNATNFREALRKIRALTVELPEIFQPKVVQLCAEAGVAVVFVPELPKTRTSGATHWLNADKALIQLSLRYKTDDHLWFTFFHEAGHILLHGKRDFFLEGTGVVSVEDQEKENEANKFSADILIPPGDLKRFLASISKISQVNIIQFANEIGIAPGIVVGRLQHDGLLPPSHCNDLKQRWEWALDEQKN; via the coding sequence ATGGAAAGTAAGATCCAAAATCGGTACAATCCAGATTACGTTTCTCCTCCGGGGGATACCCTTTTGGAAGTTCTGGAAGATAGGGATATGACCCAAGCAGAACTAGCGGAACGGACAGGAAGACCAAAAAAAACAATTAATGAAATTATTAAGGGTAAAGCTGCAATTACGCCAGAAACAGCATTACAGCTAGAACTAGTATTCAATATTCCAGCTAGTTTTTGGAACAATCACGAACGACGTTACCGCGAGTTTTTAGCACAACAGGAAGAAAAAAAGCGTTTAGCAAAACAAGTACCCTGGCTGAAAGAAATTCCTGTGACAGCCATGATTAAATCTGGCTGGATTCGCCGGTGTGGGGATAAAGTGGAGCAACTGCGGGAACTGCTAAATTTTTTCGCAGTCGCCTCCCCTGAACAATGGGAGGGTATATGGTTGAATAATCATATAGAGTTTCGTAAATCTCAAGCATTTCAAAGCGACGCTGGAGCTATATCTGCTTGGTTACGTCGTGGAGAAATAGAAGCATCTAAAATTGCTTGCGCTCCCTACAATGCAACCAATTTTAGGGAAGCATTGCGAAAAATCCGTGCTTTAACTGTGGAACTACCAGAAATCTTCCAACCAAAAGTAGTACAGTTGTGTGCAGAAGCTGGTGTTGCTGTGGTTTTTGTGCCAGAACTTCCGAAAACACGAACTAGTGGTGCAACTCATTGGTTGAATGCTGACAAAGCACTCATTCAACTCAGTTTGCGGTATAAAACTGATGATCATTTGTGGTTTACATTCTTCCACGAAGCCGGTCACATTTTACTACATGGGAAGCGGGATTTCTTTCTTGAGGGAACAGGTGTTGTCTCTGTTGAGGATCAAGAAAAAGAGAATGAAGCTAACAAGTTCTCTGCGGATATACTCATTCCACCTGGAGATTTAAAACGATTTTTGGCATCAATCTCAAAAATTAGTCAAGTAAATATTATCCAGTTTGCTAATGAAATTGGTATTGCACCGGGGATTGTCGTTGGGAGACTTCAACATGATGGACTTTTACCTCCTAGCCATTGTAATGATTTAAAGCAAAGGTGGGAATGGGCTTTAGATGAGCAGAAAAACTAA
- a CDS encoding DNA-directed RNA polymerase subunit beta'', translating into MTKAVFRNLVVNKAKLRDLISWSFTHYGTARTAVMADKLKELGFRYATRAGVSISVDDLMIPPAKKEMLEAAEMEILVTEERYQRGEITEVERFQKVIDTWNSTSEALKDEVVVHFQKTDPLNSVYMMAFSGARGNISQVRQLVGMRGLMADPQGEIIDLPIKTNFREGLTVTEYIISSYGARKGLVDTALRTADSGYLTRRLVDVSQDVIVREFDCGTNKGLTIGAMVEGNKILIKLATRLMGRVVGEDVVHPVTGEIIALRNTPIDDDLAIAIQKSGVQKVTVRSPLTCEAARSVCQHCYGWSLAHAKMVDLGEAVGIIAAQSIGEPGTQLTMRTFHTGGVFTGEVAQQVRSKVAGTVKIPRKLQTRPYRTRHGEDALYVEANGTLTIEGDKKSGTGESQEIAVTQGSTLYIHNGQQVLAEHLVAEVALGGRTTRTNTEKAVKDVASDLAGEVKFADLVAEPKTDRQGNTTTTASRGGLIWILSGDVYNLLPGAELIVKNGDAIATNGVLAQTKLTTVHGGVVRLPEAIPGKGTREIEIITASVVLDQAAITVQSSQGRNSYLITTTNNQVFNLRATPGTKVQNGQVVAELIDDQYRTTTGGLLKFAQVEVQKKGKAKLGYEVVQGGTLLWIPEETHEVNKDISLLLVEDGQYVEAGTEVVKDIFCQTGGVVEVTQKNDILREVVVKPGELLMVDDPETAIAHDNTFLQPGEELQGMVATELRYIQYVETPEGPALLSRPVVEFAVPTHPDVPATTTVSQDTGRSIQLRAVQRIPYKDSERVKSVEGVELLRTQIVLEIEQETEGEHGASPLAADIELITDAENEEIQRLQLVILESLVVRRDITADATQGSTETNLEVADGDTIEPGAVVARTKILCKEGGIVRGVQQGAETVRRCLVLRPNDLVTIGTNVLPNIKKGDLVVEGSEIAPGIFAAESGQVVEVVSGQSSVVSQRGLGGFPHERLTNPEGVSDKTTDNGQHFDKLSASLTKDNSAHSITLRVGRPYRVSPGAVLQVEDGDLVQRGDNLVLLVFERAKTGDIIQGLPRIEELLEARKPKEGCILARRPGEVKIVYGDGDEVTSVTREAYSIKIVEANGTVTDYPLGPGQNLIVPDGAQIVAGQPMTDGPSNPHEILEIFFSLGSEDGVYACASHALQKVQTFLVNEVQMVYQSQGIDISDKHIEVIVRQMTNKVRIDDGGDTTMLPGELVELRQVEQVNEAMSITGGARAEYTPMLLGITKASLNTDSFISAASFQETTRVLTEAAIEGKSDWLRGLKENVIIGRLIPAGTGYNTYEEAGVIDDYVIEPGSGVLDEVDDPLDMVLDDRTAKLYNLDAPGMGDGAFGSKIGERLILDDDDDLIADEISDIVVEDDEDFEEDEDEEDDEDFDDE; encoded by the coding sequence ATGACTAAAGCAGTTTTTCGGAATCTGGTAGTAAACAAAGCTAAGTTGAGAGACCTGATTTCTTGGTCTTTTACTCATTATGGAACAGCGCGGACGGCAGTAATGGCCGATAAACTCAAGGAATTGGGTTTTCGCTATGCTACCAGAGCCGGAGTATCTATTAGTGTGGATGATTTGATGATTCCTCCGGCTAAGAAAGAGATGCTGGAAGCAGCAGAGATGGAAATTTTAGTAACGGAGGAACGCTATCAACGGGGGGAAATTACTGAAGTTGAACGTTTTCAGAAGGTAATTGATACTTGGAACAGTACCTCAGAAGCACTCAAGGATGAGGTGGTGGTGCATTTCCAGAAAACAGATCCCCTCAACTCCGTGTATATGATGGCCTTTTCCGGGGCGCGGGGGAATATTTCCCAGGTGCGGCAGTTGGTGGGGATGCGGGGACTGATGGCAGATCCCCAGGGGGAAATTATTGATTTACCAATTAAAACCAACTTCCGAGAAGGTTTGACAGTTACAGAATATATTATTTCTAGTTATGGAGCGCGGAAGGGGCTGGTGGATACGGCGCTGCGGACTGCTGACTCTGGGTACTTGACCCGGCGGTTGGTGGATGTGTCCCAGGACGTGATTGTGCGAGAGTTTGACTGTGGCACAAATAAGGGCTTAACCATTGGGGCAATGGTCGAAGGGAATAAAATCTTAATTAAACTAGCGACGCGGTTGATGGGTCGGGTTGTGGGTGAAGATGTGGTGCATCCCGTCACAGGGGAAATCATTGCCCTGCGGAATACGCCCATTGATGATGATTTAGCGATCGCTATCCAAAAATCCGGAGTCCAAAAGGTAACAGTCCGCAGTCCCTTGACCTGTGAAGCTGCCCGGTCAGTGTGTCAGCATTGCTATGGTTGGAGTTTAGCCCATGCCAAGATGGTAGATTTGGGTGAAGCTGTGGGGATTATTGCCGCCCAAAGTATTGGCGAACCAGGGACGCAGTTGACCATGCGGACATTCCACACTGGAGGCGTATTCACGGGGGAAGTTGCCCAACAGGTGCGGTCTAAGGTGGCAGGAACAGTGAAGATTCCTCGCAAATTGCAAACCCGTCCCTACCGCACTCGTCATGGTGAAGATGCCCTGTATGTGGAAGCCAACGGGACTTTGACGATTGAGGGCGATAAGAAGTCGGGAACGGGGGAAAGTCAGGAAATTGCTGTTACCCAGGGTTCAACTCTATATATTCACAATGGTCAGCAGGTATTGGCAGAGCATTTGGTGGCTGAGGTAGCGCTGGGAGGTAGAACCACCAGAACCAATACAGAAAAAGCCGTGAAAGACGTAGCTTCTGACTTGGCTGGTGAGGTGAAATTTGCGGATCTGGTGGCAGAACCAAAGACTGACCGCCAGGGGAATACCACTACTACTGCTTCTAGAGGCGGTTTGATTTGGATTCTATCGGGGGACGTATATAACTTGCTGCCAGGGGCGGAGTTGATTGTCAAGAATGGGGATGCGATCGCTACCAATGGAGTATTGGCGCAAACTAAGCTGACAACGGTACATGGAGGCGTAGTGCGATTACCAGAAGCCATTCCCGGGAAAGGGACGCGGGAAATCGAGATTATTACCGCTTCTGTGGTATTGGATCAGGCAGCGATTACCGTCCAGAGTTCCCAAGGGCGGAATAGCTACTTGATTACAACCACGAATAATCAGGTATTTAATTTGCGGGCGACTCCAGGGACTAAGGTGCAGAATGGTCAGGTAGTGGCAGAATTGATTGATGACCAGTACCGGACGACCACCGGGGGCTTATTGAAATTTGCCCAAGTGGAAGTACAGAAGAAAGGGAAAGCCAAATTAGGCTATGAGGTGGTGCAGGGGGGGACGCTGCTGTGGATACCGGAAGAAACCCATGAAGTGAACAAGGATATTTCCTTGCTGCTGGTAGAGGATGGCCAGTATGTGGAAGCGGGAACAGAAGTAGTCAAAGACATTTTCTGTCAAACCGGTGGGGTGGTAGAAGTTACCCAAAAGAATGACATTTTGCGAGAAGTGGTGGTGAAACCGGGTGAGTTGTTGATGGTAGATGATCCGGAAACTGCGATCGCCCATGACAATACATTTTTGCAGCCCGGTGAAGAATTGCAAGGAATGGTGGCGACGGAGTTGCGGTATATCCAGTACGTAGAGACTCCCGAAGGTCCGGCATTGCTGAGTCGTCCGGTGGTAGAATTTGCTGTGCCAACCCACCCTGATGTGCCAGCGACAACGACGGTGAGTCAGGATACAGGGCGCTCCATTCAGTTACGAGCGGTGCAAAGGATTCCTTATAAGGATTCAGAGCGGGTGAAGTCGGTGGAGGGTGTGGAACTGCTGCGGACACAGATAGTGTTGGAGATTGAGCAGGAGACGGAGGGGGAACACGGGGCTTCGCCTTTGGCTGCGGACATTGAATTGATTACTGATGCTGAAAATGAGGAAATTCAGCGGTTACAGTTGGTGATTTTGGAGTCTTTGGTAGTGCGGCGCGACATTACAGCGGATGCGACCCAAGGCAGTACAGAGACTAATTTGGAAGTTGCGGACGGTGACACCATTGAACCTGGGGCTGTGGTAGCACGGACGAAGATATTGTGTAAGGAAGGGGGAATTGTTCGCGGTGTGCAGCAGGGAGCAGAAACAGTACGTCGTTGTTTAGTGTTGCGTCCCAATGATTTGGTAACTATAGGTACGAATGTGCTGCCGAATATCAAGAAGGGAGATTTGGTAGTGGAAGGCAGCGAAATTGCTCCTGGTATATTTGCGGCGGAATCGGGTCAGGTGGTGGAAGTCGTCAGTGGTCAGTCGTCAGTGGTGAGTCAGCGCGGTCTTGGGGGTTTCCCCCATGAGCGACTGACGAACCCCGAAGGGGTCAGTGATAAAACAACGGACAACGGACAACACTTCGACAAGCTCAGTGCATCGCTGACAAAGGACAATTCAGCCCACTCTATTACTCTCCGCGTTGGTCGTCCTTACCGAGTCAGTCCTGGGGCAGTGCTACAGGTCGAAGATGGGGATTTGGTGCAACGGGGTGATAATTTGGTGTTGTTGGTGTTTGAACGAGCCAAGACTGGGGACATTATCCAAGGTTTGCCCCGGATTGAGGAACTGCTAGAAGCCCGGAAACCCAAGGAAGGCTGTATTTTGGCGCGTCGTCCGGGGGAAGTGAAGATTGTCTACGGGGATGGAGATGAGGTGACTTCTGTTACTCGTGAGGCCTATTCTATTAAGATTGTGGAAGCCAATGGGACAGTGACCGACTATCCCCTCGGACCGGGGCAGAACTTGATTGTTCCTGACGGGGCGCAGATTGTGGCTGGACAACCAATGACTGATGGCCCTTCTAATCCCCATGAAATTTTGGAGATATTCTTCAGCTTGGGGTCAGAGGATGGTGTCTATGCTTGTGCGAGTCATGCGTTGCAGAAGGTGCAGACCTTTTTGGTGAATGAGGTGCAGATGGTGTATCAGTCCCAAGGGATTGATATCTCTGACAAACACATCGAGGTGATTGTCCGCCAAATGACCAATAAGGTGCGGATTGATGACGGTGGCGACACAACTATGCTACCGGGTGAGTTGGTGGAATTGCGGCAGGTGGAGCAGGTGAATGAGGCGATGTCCATTACTGGTGGGGCTAGAGCGGAATATACTCCCATGCTGCTGGGGATTACCAAGGCATCGTTGAATACTGACAGTTTCATCTCTGCGGCTTCGTTCCAGGAAACCACGCGGGTATTAACGGAAGCTGCCATTGAGGGCAAATCGGATTGGCTGCGCGGACTCAAGGAAAACGTGATCATTGGGCGCTTGATTCCCGCTGGGACTGGGTACAACACCTATGAGGAAGCGGGGGTGATTGATGATTACGTGATAGAGCCGGGTAGTGGGGTGCTGGATGAGGTTGATGACCCATTGGACATGGTGTTAGATGACCGGACAGCGAAACTCTATAATTTGGATGCACCGGGAATGGGAGATGGTGCTTTTGGTAGCAAGATAGGGGAAAGACTGATTTTAGATGATGATGATGATTTAATTGCTGATGAAATTAGCGATATTGTTGTTGAAGATGATGAAGATTTTGAGGAAGATGAAGATGAGGAAGATGATGAAGACTTTGATGATGAATAA
- a CDS encoding type II toxin-antitoxin system RelE/ParE family toxin yields MDIVFESSKFEEECNNQRLLVKNHGADRAKRIRKRLDHLRYYANVLEDMRNLPGRCHELIHDRAGQLALDLDHPYRLIFEPADEPIPTKSDGGLDWNQVTAVRIIGVENYHGK; encoded by the coding sequence ATGGATATTGTATTCGAGAGTAGCAAGTTTGAAGAAGAGTGCAATAACCAACGGCTTTTAGTGAAAAATCATGGTGCAGATAGAGCTAAACGTATCAGAAAACGGCTAGATCATTTGCGTTACTATGCCAACGTGCTTGAAGATATGCGAAATCTCCCCGGACGTTGCCACGAATTAATTCATGATCGAGCAGGTCAATTAGCACTCGATTTGGATCATCCATATCGGCTTATATTTGAGCCAGCAGATGAACCAATTCCTACCAAATCAGATGGTGGTCTCGACTGGAATCAAGTAACTGCCGTGAGAATAATCGGCGTGGAGAATTATCATGGAAAGTAA
- the psbQ gene encoding photosystem II protein PsbQ, giving the protein MVRQRSIFSLIFGLLATFLISCGGPTVATVPPSYTAAEVAKIQEYVPGIQMVRDRSSELKNLISKGEWVKVGNFIHGPMTEARLNMTYIIPNLAKQNQATARQISKDLLNDLVRIDQAATASNTSLAASKYKEAFADIDKFLELVPEKSS; this is encoded by the coding sequence ATGGTGCGTCAACGTTCTATTTTTTCACTGATTTTTGGATTATTAGCCACATTTTTGATTAGTTGTGGTGGTCCTACTGTTGCTACTGTACCACCATCTTATACAGCAGCGGAAGTTGCCAAAATTCAGGAATATGTTCCCGGAATTCAGATGGTGCGCGATCGCTCTTCAGAACTGAAAAACCTCATTTCTAAGGGTGAATGGGTGAAAGTGGGTAATTTTATCCACGGACCAATGACAGAAGCTAGGTTAAATATGACTTATATCATTCCTAACCTAGCCAAACAAAACCAAGCCACAGCTCGACAAATCAGCAAAGATTTGTTGAATGACTTAGTAAGAATTGATCAAGCTGCTACTGCGAGCAATACTAGCCTAGCTGCGAGTAAATACAAAGAAGCTTTTGCAGATATTGACAAATTCTTAGAACTAGTTCCTGAAAAGAGTAGCTAA
- a CDS encoding pirin family protein, translated as MTQNTINYVIHDGNSRGHNHIDWLNSYHTFSFSSFYDSNRMGFRSLRVINDDRIAAGAGFPTHGHKDMEILTYVLSGAVEHKDSLGTGSVILPGEAQVMSAGTGIMHSEFNPSQTEELHLLQIWILPNQQGLKPRYEQKAFPRSEKQGKMRLIAAEDGRDGAVTIYQDVSLYAGILAQGDVVNYHVQNHRYAWLQIAKGEVIFNNHELKAGDGVEITGEEKLTISSNSNAEILLFDLG; from the coding sequence ATGACTCAAAATACCATTAATTATGTAATTCATGATGGCAATTCCCGTGGACATAATCATATTGATTGGCTGAATAGTTATCATACATTTTCCTTTAGCAGTTTTTATGATTCCAACCGGATGGGATTTCGTTCTTTGCGAGTGATTAATGATGATCGCATTGCTGCTGGTGCAGGATTTCCCACTCATGGACATAAAGACATGGAAATTCTCACCTATGTTTTATCAGGTGCGGTTGAACATAAAGATAGTTTAGGCACAGGTTCGGTAATTCTTCCCGGTGAAGCCCAGGTTATGAGTGCAGGAACTGGAATTATGCACAGTGAATTTAATCCTTCTCAAACTGAAGAATTACACTTGCTGCAAATTTGGATTTTACCAAATCAGCAAGGACTAAAACCTAGATATGAACAAAAAGCTTTTCCTAGGTCAGAGAAGCAGGGAAAAATGCGTTTGATTGCGGCAGAAGATGGACGAGATGGGGCTGTAACTATTTACCAAGATGTCTCTTTATATGCGGGAATTTTAGCACAAGGTGATGTGGTAAATTATCATGTCCAAAACCATCGTTATGCTTGGTTGCAAATAGCTAAAGGTGAAGTAATTTTCAATAATCACGAATTGAAAGCTGGAGATGGAGTAGAAATTACAGGAGAAGAGAAATTAACAATTAGCAGTAATTCAAATGCAGAAATATTACTGTTTGATTTAGGTTAA
- a CDS encoding NAD(P)/FAD-dependent oxidoreductase — MNIVIIGCGVVGAAIAYELSQVKGLNITVFEQKQPAQGSTSAALGVLMGIISSKTKGIAWRMRQNSIQRYETLIPELEGITGRKIPCNRQGIVMLLSENLEHPLESGVEVLSEWEQLREIRQSQGWELQVWDQKQLQKYCPQVSDPQIIGAVYSPQDLQLNATALTLALVDAAQRNGVKFKFGVSVTGTETPPPPPPTPLHIKKGLGEPHKCNFIETTEGEVTADWFIMSAGLGSTALTAQLDQMVNIRPVLGQALYLSLGRTLGNPDFQPVITGNDVHIVPMGNGDYWIGATVEFPDDEDQISPSQELLDAVRQQAIAFIPDLAAAKVLRTWSGLRPRPEGRPAPVIDKLPGFTNVLLATGHYRNGVLLAPATATAIREIIVPQ; from the coding sequence ATGAATATAGTAATTATCGGCTGTGGTGTGGTTGGGGCGGCGATCGCCTATGAACTCAGCCAAGTTAAAGGTTTAAACATCACCGTTTTCGAGCAAAAACAACCTGCACAAGGTTCTACCAGCGCTGCCCTCGGTGTTTTAATGGGCATAATCAGTAGTAAAACCAAGGGTATTGCTTGGCGAATGCGACAAAATAGCATCCAACGCTATGAAACTTTGATTCCTGAATTAGAAGGGATTACAGGGCGAAAAATCCCTTGTAACCGTCAAGGAATCGTGATGCTGTTGTCAGAAAATTTAGAACACCCCTTAGAAAGTGGGGTTGAGGTGCTTTCAGAATGGGAACAACTGCGGGAAATTCGCCAATCTCAAGGTTGGGAATTGCAAGTTTGGGATCAAAAACAACTGCAAAAATATTGTCCCCAAGTTAGTGATCCGCAAATTATTGGTGCTGTCTATTCTCCCCAAGACTTACAACTAAATGCTACAGCTTTAACTTTAGCCTTAGTAGATGCAGCCCAACGCAATGGTGTAAAATTCAAATTTGGTGTATCTGTGACGGGAACAGAAACCCCACCTCCACCACCCCCAACTCCTTTACACATCAAAAAAGGATTGGGAGAACCACATAAATGTAATTTTATTGAAACTACAGAGGGCGAAGTTACCGCTGATTGGTTTATCATGTCTGCGGGTTTAGGTTCAACGGCCTTAACTGCACAATTAGATCAAATGGTGAATATCCGTCCGGTGCTGGGACAAGCTTTATATTTAAGTTTAGGACGGACTTTAGGCAATCCTGATTTTCAACCGGTGATTACTGGTAATGATGTGCATATTGTACCAATGGGAAATGGTGATTATTGGATAGGAGCAACGGTAGAATTTCCTGATGATGAAGATCAAATATCTCCAAGTCAAGAATTATTGGATGCTGTCAGACAACAAGCGATCGCATTTATCCCAGATTTAGCCGCAGCTAAGGTTCTCCGCACTTGGTCAGGATTGCGCCCTCGTCCCGAAGGCAGACCAGCGCCAGTAATTGATAAGTTACCGGGTTTTACGAACGTTCTTCTGGCTACGGGACACTATCGCAATGGTGTTTTACTCGCACCAGCCACAGCCACAGCGATTCGGGAAATAATTGTACCCCAATAA